In Arsenicicoccus dermatophilus, a genomic segment contains:
- a CDS encoding DEAD/DEAH box helicase, producing MPATPDPATGRPFEPGRALAELTRGSRLERLRHVETLPDRAARTAPWPTWVHPRLRAAWEGAGVTEPWTHQVSAAELAWAGRHTVLATGTASGKSYGYLMPALTAVLDGLGARSGRGATVLYLSPTKALAADQLARLSALQLPGLRATTYDGDTPADERRWIRQHAHYVLTNPDLVHHSLLPQHERWASFLRSLRYVVVDECHVYRGVFGAHLAALLRRLRRVCARYCATPTFVLASATVAEPAAHAQRLTGLPCEAVTDDGSPRAAMSFALWEPPLLDEHGDVVSPEDLADGSIAASRRSTLTEGADLLARLVDEGVQTVAFARSRKGVEVLAETARGIRHGDGGRVAAYRGGYLPEERRDLERALRSRSVVGLAATNALELGIDVSGLDAVLLCGWPGTFASLWQQAGRAGRSGREALAVLVADDDPLDTYLVTHPEAIFSRPVEATVVDPDNPYVLAPHLAAAAAELPLTQADEAVFGPSTGPLLQTLTQRGILRRRPNGGWYWARSDRAHDHVSLRGSGEAVVRIVERRTGAVLGTVDHTAAQRQVHAGAVYVHQGRSYVVTELDLDDACALVVAGDPGWTTTARTESAFDLLAEERHEQLGADLRLAFGSVAVRSRVTSFLRRLPSGEVLGEHPLELPESRLHTRGVWWTMTEDWLDRHGIDATVVPGATHAAEHAAIGMLPLVATADRWDVGGVSTPLHPDTGLPTILVYDGHQGGAGFAERGYERATTWLRSTADAIRACGCQAGCPSCVQSPKCGNGNEPLDKAGALRLLDGLVHEMITGSPDVAPPPFRLP from the coding sequence ATGCCCGCCACCCCTGACCCCGCCACCGGGCGACCCTTCGAGCCCGGCCGCGCCCTCGCCGAGCTCACCCGCGGGTCGCGGCTGGAGCGGCTGCGCCACGTCGAGACGCTCCCCGATCGGGCGGCCCGGACCGCGCCGTGGCCGACCTGGGTGCACCCGAGGCTGCGGGCGGCGTGGGAGGGCGCCGGCGTGACCGAGCCGTGGACGCACCAGGTGAGCGCCGCGGAGCTCGCGTGGGCGGGACGTCATACGGTGCTGGCGACGGGCACGGCCTCCGGCAAGTCCTACGGCTATCTGATGCCCGCCCTCACGGCGGTGCTCGACGGGCTGGGGGCGCGGTCGGGGCGCGGCGCGACGGTGCTCTACCTGTCCCCCACCAAGGCCCTGGCCGCCGACCAGCTCGCCCGCCTCTCGGCCCTGCAGCTGCCCGGTCTGCGCGCGACGACGTACGACGGCGACACCCCGGCCGACGAGCGCCGCTGGATCCGTCAGCACGCGCACTACGTGCTGACCAACCCGGACCTGGTGCACCACTCCTTGCTCCCGCAGCACGAGCGATGGGCGTCCTTCCTGCGGTCGCTGCGCTACGTGGTGGTCGACGAGTGCCACGTCTACCGGGGCGTCTTCGGCGCCCACCTGGCTGCCCTGCTGCGGCGGCTACGACGGGTGTGTGCGCGGTATTGCGCGACCCCGACCTTCGTCCTCGCCTCCGCCACGGTCGCCGAGCCGGCCGCCCACGCGCAGCGGCTCACCGGCCTGCCCTGCGAGGCGGTGACCGACGACGGGTCGCCGCGGGCGGCGATGTCGTTCGCGCTGTGGGAGCCGCCGCTGCTCGACGAGCACGGGGACGTGGTCTCGCCCGAGGACCTGGCCGACGGCTCGATCGCGGCGAGCCGTCGGTCGACGCTCACCGAGGGCGCCGACCTGCTCGCCCGTCTGGTCGACGAGGGGGTGCAGACCGTCGCCTTCGCCCGGTCCCGCAAGGGGGTCGAGGTGCTCGCCGAGACCGCACGCGGGATACGGCACGGCGACGGCGGGCGGGTGGCGGCCTATCGCGGCGGCTACCTGCCCGAGGAGCGCCGCGACCTGGAGCGGGCCCTGCGCAGCCGGTCGGTGGTGGGACTCGCGGCCACCAACGCGCTCGAGCTCGGCATCGACGTGTCGGGTCTGGACGCCGTGCTGCTGTGCGGGTGGCCGGGCACCTTCGCCTCGCTGTGGCAGCAGGCCGGACGGGCGGGCCGGTCCGGGCGCGAGGCGCTGGCGGTGCTCGTGGCGGACGACGACCCGCTCGACACCTACCTGGTCACCCACCCGGAGGCGATCTTCTCCCGGCCGGTCGAGGCCACCGTCGTGGACCCGGACAACCCCTACGTCCTCGCCCCGCACCTGGCTGCGGCCGCGGCGGAGCTGCCGCTGACCCAGGCCGACGAGGCGGTCTTCGGTCCCTCGACGGGTCCCCTGCTGCAGACGCTCACCCAGCGGGGGATCCTGCGCCGTCGGCCGAACGGCGGGTGGTACTGGGCGCGCTCGGACCGGGCCCACGACCACGTCTCGTTGCGGGGCTCCGGGGAGGCCGTGGTCCGCATCGTCGAGCGGCGCACCGGAGCCGTGCTGGGCACGGTCGACCACACCGCGGCCCAGCGCCAGGTCCACGCCGGGGCGGTCTACGTCCACCAGGGACGGTCGTACGTCGTCACCGAGCTGGACCTGGACGACGCCTGCGCCCTGGTGGTCGCCGGGGACCCGGGGTGGACCACCACGGCCCGCACCGAGTCGGCCTTCGACCTGCTGGCCGAGGAGCGCCACGAGCAGCTGGGGGCCGACCTGCGGCTGGCCTTCGGCAGCGTCGCGGTGCGGTCCCGGGTGACGTCCTTCCTGCGCCGGCTGCCGTCCGGAGAGGTGCTGGGCGAGCACCCGCTGGAGCTGCCCGAGTCCCGGCTGCACACCCGTGGGGTCTGGTGGACCATGACCGAGGACTGGCTCGACCGGCACGGGATCGACGCGACGGTGGTGCCTGGGGCCACCCACGCGGCCGAGCACGCCGCCATCGGCATGCTCCCGCTGGTGGCCACCGCCGACCGCTGGGACGTCGGCGGCGTCTCCACCCCGCTGCACCCGGACACCGGCCTGCCCACGATCCTGGTGTATGACGGCCACCAGGGCGGAGCGGGCTTCGCCGAGCGCGGCTACGAGCGGGCGACCACCTGGCTGCGGTCGACCGCGGACGCCATCCGGGCCTGCGGGTGCCAGGCGGGATGCCCGTCCTGCGTGCAGTCGCCGAAGTGCGGCAACGGCAACGAGCCGCTGGACAAGGCCGGGGCGCTGCGACTCCTCGACGGGCTCGTGCACGAGATGATCACGGGTTCGCCCGATGTGGCCCCTCCGCCCTTTCGGCTCCCGTAA
- a CDS encoding TadE family type IV pilus minor pilin: MVTAELALGTGAVVLTLATGLQAVALGIDQVRCVDAAHVAARAAARGNPVDQVRALAAGRAPRGSTVTVTTGEWAVVQVTAPRDGPVRWLAEAVGAHAEAAVPVEGGGHA; encoded by the coding sequence GTGGTCACGGCCGAGCTGGCCCTCGGGACCGGCGCCGTGGTCCTGACCCTTGCGACCGGCCTGCAGGCGGTGGCCCTGGGGATCGACCAGGTGCGCTGCGTGGATGCCGCCCACGTCGCCGCACGCGCGGCCGCCCGGGGTAATCCGGTGGACCAGGTGCGGGCGCTCGCCGCAGGCCGCGCCCCGCGGGGCAGCACCGTCACGGTCACGACGGGCGAGTGGGCGGTCGTGCAGGTGACGGCGCCCCGGGACGGTCCGGTCCGGTGGCTGGCCGAGGCGGTCGGGGCGCACGCCGAGGCGGCCGTCCCGGTCGAGGGCGGCGGGCATGCCTGA
- a CDS encoding GGDEF domain-containing protein yields MILTAVVLASVVDGKRTPRSLAFEVGNVLHVFAPVAALWHTRGPAGVAHPSLPLLAAAILAQFLTDAVAAYLLDRPSKTPARALVRPLVWTWTIDALMAVIGWGLAQSAHGRTPLLLLLVLAPILLVRFLGADREAYLRQALEMQTKFSAADAAAQTDPMTGCANRLGWDRSVRAAKDRLHADSHLVGTVLVADLDKLKVANDTYGHEVGDRLITEFAALLRDCAPADATVARLGGDEFAVLSVAPARRGEVDLVTSVRQALRRHEGGLPVRVSASLGQAHLEADGDLERAVLVADERARADKAARRASREHAAPDFTPGLQEHAALVRPFGGSICPRQNRFEERLSPTQRYITPEKTPVRGYRTWAKPRKGCHASCTRAITRRPSCLECHMRRRLAVAALSLGLTLPVGAAHAAPDPTPPGSLAQGGCPVPPTSQALASYGDDGWYYLVGNGSFVDGVTSWNTTGGAMAAADSAPQDVMGAGGGSLSLPAGATATSDSFCTDSTHDRARFFYRGTGRPGSTLRIRVTSTSTVLYASSYTTSYLLDGASTRWKLSPTMVVPDWTDQTGKQQTTVAFDAVDGFFQVDDVMVDPWRYNTN; encoded by the coding sequence ATGATCCTCACCGCGGTGGTGCTGGCCAGCGTGGTCGACGGCAAACGGACGCCGCGGTCGTTGGCGTTCGAGGTCGGCAACGTCCTGCACGTCTTCGCGCCGGTGGCGGCCCTGTGGCACACCCGTGGTCCCGCCGGGGTGGCCCATCCCTCCCTCCCCCTCCTGGCGGCGGCGATCCTGGCGCAGTTCCTGACCGATGCCGTGGCGGCCTACCTGCTGGACCGGCCGTCCAAGACTCCGGCCCGCGCCCTGGTGCGTCCGCTCGTCTGGACCTGGACGATCGATGCCCTGATGGCGGTCATCGGCTGGGGCCTGGCGCAGTCGGCCCACGGCCGGACTCCGCTGCTCCTGCTGCTCGTCCTCGCCCCGATCCTCCTGGTGCGCTTCCTCGGCGCCGACCGGGAGGCCTATCTGCGCCAGGCGCTCGAGATGCAGACGAAGTTCTCTGCCGCCGACGCCGCCGCCCAGACCGATCCGATGACCGGCTGCGCCAACCGCCTCGGGTGGGATCGCTCGGTCCGGGCCGCCAAGGACCGGCTGCACGCCGACTCCCACCTCGTCGGCACGGTGCTGGTCGCGGACCTGGACAAGCTCAAGGTCGCCAACGACACCTATGGCCACGAGGTCGGGGACCGGCTGATCACCGAGTTCGCCGCGCTGCTGCGCGACTGCGCCCCCGCCGACGCCACCGTCGCCCGGCTGGGCGGGGACGAGTTCGCCGTCCTCTCGGTGGCCCCCGCCCGACGGGGCGAGGTGGACCTGGTGACCTCGGTGCGCCAGGCGTTGCGCCGCCACGAGGGCGGGCTCCCGGTGCGAGTGTCCGCCTCGCTCGGGCAGGCACACCTGGAGGCCGACGGCGACCTCGAGCGCGCAGTGCTCGTCGCGGACGAGCGGGCCCGCGCGGACAAGGCCGCGCGGCGGGCGAGCCGCGAGCACGCCGCACCGGACTTCACCCCGGGGCTCCAGGAGCACGCGGCCCTGGTTCGCCCGTTCGGGGGATCTATCTGCCCTAGGCAGAATCGATTCGAAGAGCGACTATCGCCTACTCAGAGGTATATAACCCCGGAAAAAACACCTGTACGGGGGTATCGAACCTGGGCAAAGCCCCGCAAAGGGTGCCATGCTTCTTGCACTCGGGCTATCACTCGTCGCCCCTCGTGTCTGGAGTGCCACATGCGCCGCCGGCTCGCAGTCGCTGCCCTGTCCCTCGGCCTGACCCTGCCCGTCGGGGCGGCGCACGCCGCACCCGACCCCACCCCGCCCGGCTCCCTCGCCCAGGGCGGCTGCCCCGTCCCGCCCACCTCCCAGGCCCTGGCGTCCTATGGCGACGACGGCTGGTACTACCTCGTCGGCAACGGGTCGTTCGTCGACGGAGTCACCTCCTGGAACACCACCGGTGGCGCCATGGCAGCTGCCGACTCGGCCCCGCAGGACGTCATGGGCGCCGGCGGCGGCTCCCTGTCCCTGCCGGCCGGCGCGACCGCCACGAGCGACTCCTTCTGCACCGACAGCACCCACGACCGGGCCCGGTTCTTCTACCGCGGCACCGGCCGCCCCGGGTCCACCCTGCGGATCCGGGTGACGTCCACCAGCACCGTCCTCTACGCCTCGAGCTACACCACGAGCTACCTGCTCGACGGTGCGAGCACCCGGTGGAAGCTGTCGCCCACGATGGTCGTCCCCGACTGGACCGACCAGACCGGGAAGCAGCAGACCACCGTGGCCTTCGACGCGGTCGACGGGTTCTTCCAGGTCGACGACGTCATGGTCGACCCCTGGCGGTACAACACCAACTAG
- a CDS encoding anti-sigma factor antagonist (This anti-anti-sigma factor, or anti-sigma factor antagonist, belongs to a family that includes characterized members SpoIIAA, RsbV, RsfA, and RsfB.), producing MTAQLTPTAIRDGQVVLRATGELDIVEAPRLARALDALAAAGACRLVLDLTDLDLVDAAVIDVLVSRLRALRARGGDLVVAARAERIVRPFTVTRTDAILAIVSTVADAQGVAELRARRVAHGEPRAARRRAS from the coding sequence ATGACTGCCCAGCTGACCCCGACCGCCATCCGCGACGGCCAGGTCGTCCTGCGGGCGACAGGCGAGCTCGACATCGTCGAGGCCCCGCGCCTGGCCCGCGCCCTGGACGCCCTGGCCGCGGCGGGCGCCTGCCGCCTCGTCCTGGACCTGACCGACCTGGACCTGGTGGACGCGGCCGTGATCGACGTGCTGGTGTCGCGACTGCGGGCGCTGCGTGCGCGCGGCGGTGACCTGGTGGTGGCGGCGCGGGCCGAGCGGATCGTCCGCCCCTTCACGGTCACCCGCACCGACGCGATCCTCGCGATCGTGTCGACCGTCGCGGACGCCCAGGGCGTGGCCGAGCTGCGGGCCCGCCGCGTCGCGCACGGCGAGCCCCGCGCTGCCCGCCGCCGCGCCTCCTGA
- the topA gene encoding type I DNA topoisomerase, with amino-acid sequence MAGHKLVIVESPGKVRSIQGYLGDDYVVEASIGHIRDLPNPRELPADMKKGPFGKFAVDVDHGFEAYYVVDQDKKKKVTELKRLLKDASEVYLATDEDREGEAIAWHLREVLKPKVPTRRMVFNEITKEAIQRAVHATREIDQDLVDAQETRRILDRLYGYEVSPVLWRKVRQGLSAGRVQSVATRMVVERERERMAFRKASFWDVEGEFVPEGGGQAFAARLSEVAGQRVAQGRDFADDGTLTARNVVQLDEAAAQGIATAVTAADVMVTDVSEKPYTRRPSAPFITSTLQQEASRKLRMSSKNAMRVAQRLYEGGYITYMRTDSTTLSEQALTAARQQARDLYGAEYVPDAPRRYEKKSKNAQEAHEAIRPAGDRFRTPAQVAGELRGEEFALYELIWKRTVASQMADARGSTATVQLGGELADGRRVTFAASGTVITFRGFLAAYEEGRDEDERAAKAQADEERRLPKLSVGVALDTLRAQAEGHETKPPARYTEATLVKALEEKGIGRPSTYAATVGTIQDRGYVRTRGSALIPTWLAFAVTRLLEEHFTELVDYDFTAGMEESLDRIASGDLGRVQWLQRFYFGDPTRDAEGLQELVADLGEIDAKGISTIELGDGMVVRVGRYGPYVEEVLPAGVDPATGEVAEGVELPADGAAPRRATIGDDIAPDEMTPAKARELLELASDDGRELGQDPASGRTVVARSGRYGPYVTEALSEEEAELKGKAKIKPRTASLFKDMDLATIDLETALQLLSLPRVVGVDAEGVEITAQNGRYGPYLKKGTDSRSLETEAQLFTITLDEALAIYAQPKQRGRGAAKPPLKELGEDPVSGRPTVVKDGRFGPYVTDGETNATLRKDDDPETITPERGFELLAEKRAKGPTTRKRAAKKAPAKKAPAKKAATTATKKATAKKATSATTKKATTKATTKAAAKSAPSAATATTTAEPGEVPDAG; translated from the coding sequence GTGGCTGGTCACAAGCTCGTCATCGTGGAGTCCCCCGGCAAGGTCAGGTCCATCCAGGGCTACCTCGGGGACGACTACGTCGTGGAGGCCTCCATCGGCCACATCCGCGACCTGCCCAACCCGCGCGAGCTGCCCGCGGACATGAAGAAGGGCCCCTTCGGCAAGTTCGCCGTGGACGTGGACCATGGCTTCGAGGCCTACTACGTCGTCGACCAGGACAAGAAGAAGAAGGTCACCGAGCTCAAGCGCCTCCTCAAGGACGCGTCCGAGGTCTACCTCGCCACCGACGAGGACCGCGAGGGCGAGGCCATCGCCTGGCACCTGCGCGAGGTGCTCAAGCCCAAGGTCCCGACCCGACGGATGGTCTTCAACGAGATCACCAAGGAGGCGATCCAGCGCGCGGTGCACGCCACCCGTGAGATCGACCAGGACCTCGTCGACGCCCAGGAGACCCGCCGGATCCTGGACCGGCTCTACGGCTACGAGGTCAGCCCGGTGCTGTGGCGCAAGGTCCGCCAGGGCCTGTCGGCCGGCCGCGTGCAGTCCGTGGCGACCCGCATGGTGGTCGAGCGCGAGCGGGAGCGGATGGCCTTCCGCAAGGCGTCCTTCTGGGACGTCGAGGGCGAGTTCGTGCCCGAGGGTGGGGGCCAGGCCTTCGCCGCGCGCCTGTCGGAGGTCGCCGGGCAGCGGGTGGCGCAGGGGCGCGACTTCGCCGACGACGGGACCCTGACGGCCCGCAACGTCGTCCAGCTCGACGAGGCCGCGGCCCAGGGCATCGCCACCGCCGTGACGGCCGCGGACGTCATGGTCACCGACGTCTCCGAGAAGCCCTACACCCGCCGCCCGTCCGCGCCGTTCATCACCTCCACCCTGCAGCAGGAGGCCTCCCGCAAGCTGCGGATGAGCAGCAAGAACGCCATGCGCGTCGCCCAGCGGCTCTACGAGGGCGGCTACATCACCTACATGCGCACCGACTCGACGACGCTGTCCGAGCAGGCGCTGACGGCGGCGCGGCAGCAGGCCCGGGACCTGTACGGCGCGGAGTACGTCCCCGACGCCCCGCGGCGCTACGAGAAGAAGTCCAAGAACGCCCAGGAGGCGCACGAGGCGATCCGTCCTGCGGGTGACCGCTTCCGCACCCCCGCCCAGGTCGCCGGGGAGCTGCGCGGCGAGGAGTTCGCGCTCTACGAGCTGATCTGGAAGCGCACCGTCGCCTCCCAGATGGCCGACGCCCGCGGGTCCACGGCCACCGTGCAGCTGGGCGGCGAGCTCGCCGACGGCCGCCGGGTGACCTTCGCCGCGAGCGGGACCGTGATCACCTTCCGTGGCTTCCTCGCGGCCTACGAGGAGGGGCGGGACGAGGACGAGCGCGCGGCCAAGGCCCAGGCCGACGAGGAGCGTCGCCTGCCCAAGCTGTCCGTCGGCGTCGCGCTGGACACGCTGCGTGCGCAGGCGGAGGGCCACGAGACCAAGCCGCCCGCCCGCTACACCGAGGCGACGCTGGTCAAGGCGCTGGAGGAGAAGGGCATCGGTCGCCCGTCCACCTACGCCGCGACGGTCGGCACGATCCAGGACCGCGGCTACGTCCGCACCCGTGGGTCCGCGCTGATCCCGACCTGGCTGGCGTTCGCGGTGACCCGTCTGCTCGAGGAGCACTTCACCGAGCTCGTCGACTACGACTTCACCGCCGGCATGGAGGAGTCGCTCGACCGGATCGCGTCCGGCGACCTGGGCCGGGTGCAGTGGCTGCAACGGTTCTACTTCGGCGACCCGACCCGCGACGCGGAGGGGCTGCAGGAGCTCGTCGCCGACCTCGGGGAGATCGACGCCAAGGGCATCTCCACCATCGAGCTCGGCGACGGCATGGTCGTGCGGGTGGGGCGTTACGGCCCGTATGTCGAGGAGGTGCTGCCGGCGGGCGTGGACCCGGCCACGGGCGAGGTGGCCGAGGGCGTGGAGCTGCCCGCGGACGGGGCGGCGCCGCGGCGGGCCACCATCGGCGACGACATCGCGCCGGACGAGATGACCCCGGCCAAGGCCCGCGAGCTGCTGGAGCTGGCCTCCGACGACGGCCGCGAGCTGGGGCAGGACCCGGCGTCCGGGCGCACCGTCGTGGCGCGCTCGGGTCGATACGGCCCCTACGTCACCGAGGCGCTGTCGGAGGAGGAGGCCGAGCTCAAGGGCAAGGCCAAGATCAAGCCGCGGACGGCCTCGCTCTTCAAGGACATGGACCTGGCGACGATCGACCTGGAGACGGCGCTGCAGCTGCTGTCGCTGCCCCGGGTCGTCGGCGTCGATGCCGAGGGCGTGGAGATCACGGCGCAGAACGGCCGGTACGGCCCTTACCTCAAGAAGGGCACCGACTCGCGCTCCCTGGAGACCGAGGCGCAGCTGTTCACGATCACCCTGGACGAGGCACTCGCCATCTATGCCCAGCCCAAGCAGCGTGGCCGGGGCGCGGCCAAGCCGCCGCTGAAGGAGCTCGGCGAGGACCCGGTGTCGGGCAGGCCCACCGTCGTCAAGGACGGTCGCTTCGGGCCCTACGTCACCGACGGCGAGACCAACGCGACCCTGCGCAAGGACGACGACCCGGAGACGATCACGCCGGAGCGCGGTTTCGAGCTGCTGGCCGAGAAGCGCGCCAAGGGGCCGACCACGCGCAAGCGGGCGGCCAAGAAGGCGCCGGCGAAGAAGGCTCCTGCCAAGAAGGCCGCCACCACGGCCACGAAGAAGGCGACGGCGAAGAAGGCGACGAGCGCGACCACGAAGAAGGCCACCACGAAGGCCACGACCAAGGCGGCCGCGAAGTCCGCCCCGAGCGCGGCGACCGCCACCACGACGGCCGAGCCGGGCGAGGTCCCTGACGCCGGCTGA
- a CDS encoding GGDEF domain-containing protein, whose product MTGVVLCARPVTVSPPQAALTIGLVALYVVGYRTVFPSVSGAFVATEPVLVALMLTSPPGWAPAAVAVAVTLGGFDEWPISHVLHGLFQRVGQAFHCLGPALVLASAGWPGPDAVTTETLLLALTAQFAFDGVAALLRGAVQGVTPRQMARPLLWTFSVDALLAPIGFCIVATAQTRPAAYLLLATPIVLVRLMKSDRESHRKEAEEIKTAYTEVREQVHFDPLTGLHNRRAWDEAVARTAVEISRPDRRSAVVLVADVDHLKPTNDTYGHEAGDLLLQEVAQVMRSLGPEDAVVARLGGDEFGVLFTVSQGYPMPDFMGLARRAMVEASGRLGHQVSASLGVAVCPPGGSVEEGIRRADQAAGLDKHRRRVARVS is encoded by the coding sequence ATGACCGGGGTGGTGCTGTGCGCCCGGCCGGTCACGGTGTCACCACCCCAGGCCGCCCTGACCATCGGCCTCGTCGCGCTCTACGTGGTGGGGTACCGCACGGTCTTCCCCTCCGTGTCGGGGGCCTTCGTGGCCACCGAGCCGGTTCTCGTCGCCCTGATGCTGACGTCGCCACCCGGCTGGGCCCCGGCGGCAGTGGCCGTCGCCGTCACGCTCGGTGGCTTCGACGAATGGCCGATCTCCCACGTCCTCCATGGGCTGTTCCAACGTGTCGGGCAGGCTTTCCACTGCCTGGGCCCGGCCCTGGTGCTCGCGTCGGCGGGGTGGCCGGGCCCTGACGCCGTCACGACCGAGACGCTGCTGCTGGCGCTCACCGCCCAGTTCGCGTTCGACGGGGTGGCGGCGCTGCTGCGGGGCGCCGTGCAGGGGGTGACCCCTCGCCAGATGGCCCGGCCGCTGCTGTGGACCTTCTCGGTCGACGCGCTGCTGGCCCCCATCGGCTTCTGCATCGTCGCGACCGCCCAGACCCGGCCGGCGGCCTACCTGCTGCTCGCGACACCCATCGTCCTCGTCCGACTGATGAAGTCGGACCGGGAGTCGCACCGCAAGGAGGCCGAGGAGATCAAGACGGCGTACACCGAGGTGCGCGAGCAGGTGCACTTCGACCCGCTCACGGGGCTGCACAACCGTCGGGCGTGGGACGAGGCCGTCGCCCGCACAGCGGTGGAGATCTCTCGTCCCGACCGCCGGTCCGCGGTGGTCCTCGTCGCCGACGTCGACCATCTCAAGCCCACCAACGACACCTACGGCCACGAGGCCGGCGACCTGCTGCTGCAAGAGGTCGCCCAGGTCATGCGCTCCCTCGGCCCGGAGGACGCCGTCGTGGCCCGACTGGGCGGCGACGAGTTCGGGGTCCTGTTCACGGTGTCCCAGGGTTATCCGATGCCGGACTTCATGGGACTGGCCCGGCGAGCGATGGTCGAGGCGTCCGGGCGCCTGGGCCACCAGGTCTCCGCGTCCCTGGGGGTGGCCGTGTGCCCGCCGGGGGGCTCCGTCGAGGAGGGCATCCGTCGGGCGGATCAGGCCGCCGGCCTCGACAAGCACCGCCGGCGCGTCGCCCGCGTCTCCTGA
- a CDS encoding DUF4244 domain-containing protein produces the protein MGQVMRASGLHGRCHRWWSEVVSRARRGAEAGMTTAEYAVGTIAAVAFAATLIAIVRSDAVRSALTGIITAALATRG, from the coding sequence ATGGGTCAGGTCATGAGGGCGTCCGGGCTGCACGGACGGTGCCACCGGTGGTGGAGCGAGGTCGTGTCCCGGGCCCGACGTGGGGCCGAGGCCGGGATGACCACCGCGGAGTATGCCGTGGGAACGATCGCAGCCGTCGCCTTCGCGGCGACCCTGATCGCCATCGTCCGCTCGGACGCCGTGCGGTCCGCGCTGACGGGTATCATCACCGCGGCGCTGGCGACCCGAGGCTGA
- a CDS encoding N5-glutamine methyltransferase family protein translates to MTDLPVPDPALVAALRADLGEVGYTVDAVTAALGPVASAALHREQSLPARRVTEDADRPGQVRPVELVVRAFTLGVPVRAAALDEALPRTGTAGLVALGLVEPVEPATSTEPNELDASAESPQPVERADELVRARLDLRPYGDESHTWWVASDLGELALGHALPTDHVLGIGGASATLASWTPRRPVRRALDLGTGCGIQALHLADHADTIVATDLSARALDVARLNAALAGQTWDLRRGDLLEPVAGERFDLVVSNPPFVITPRGAGVPTYEYRDGGARGDDLVRRLVRGVGEHLEPGGIAHFLANWEITADRTWRDRWQGWLEGTGLDAWVVQREVQDPAEYAELWVRDGGTSSGPDFERLYAAWLDDLASRGVTGIGFGVVTLQRPASARAPWMDLVEVTGPVGSPMGPTIDAGLRVRTWLAEQPDRRAALLDTAWRLADDVTEERFGRPGAEDPAIIRVRQGGGLGRTVTAGTALAAYLSVADGSLTPHQALVAIAALLERDPDEVVAEVLAPLEALVTDGLLTQTCRG, encoded by the coding sequence ATGACCGACCTTCCCGTCCCGGACCCCGCCCTCGTCGCCGCCCTGCGGGCAGACCTGGGGGAGGTGGGCTACACGGTGGACGCGGTCACCGCTGCTCTCGGGCCGGTCGCGTCGGCAGCCCTGCACCGGGAGCAGTCCCTGCCCGCTCGCCGGGTCACCGAGGACGCCGACCGGCCCGGCCAGGTGCGCCCCGTGGAGCTGGTGGTGCGGGCCTTCACCCTCGGGGTGCCGGTGCGGGCGGCGGCTCTCGACGAGGCCCTGCCCCGCACGGGGACGGCCGGGCTGGTCGCGCTCGGCCTCGTCGAACCGGTCGAGCCCGCCACGTCGACCGAGCCGAACGAGCTGGACGCGTCGGCCGAGTCCCCCCAGCCGGTCGAGCGGGCAGACGAGCTGGTCCGGGCGCGGCTGGACCTGCGGCCCTACGGCGACGAGTCGCACACCTGGTGGGTGGCCTCCGACCTGGGCGAGCTCGCCCTCGGCCACGCGCTGCCCACCGACCACGTCCTCGGCATCGGAGGGGCCTCGGCGACCCTCGCCTCGTGGACGCCCCGTCGCCCGGTGCGCCGGGCGCTCGACCTCGGCACCGGCTGCGGCATACAGGCCCTGCACCTGGCCGATCACGCCGACACGATCGTCGCGACCGACCTGTCCGCCCGGGCGCTGGACGTCGCCCGCCTCAACGCCGCCCTCGCCGGGCAGACCTGGGACCTGCGCCGGGGCGACCTGCTCGAGCCGGTGGCGGGGGAGCGCTTCGACCTGGTGGTGAGCAACCCGCCGTTCGTGATCACGCCGCGCGGCGCCGGCGTCCCGACCTACGAGTACCGCGACGGGGGCGCTCGCGGCGACGACCTCGTCCGGCGCCTGGTCCGCGGCGTCGGCGAGCACCTGGAGCCGGGTGGGATCGCCCACTTCCTCGCCAACTGGGAGATCACCGCCGACCGCACCTGGCGCGACCGCTGGCAGGGGTGGCTCGAGGGCACCGGCCTGGACGCCTGGGTGGTGCAGCGGGAGGTCCAGGACCCGGCGGAGTACGCCGAGCTGTGGGTCCGCGACGGCGGCACCTCCTCCGGGCCGGACTTCGAGCGGCTGTATGCCGCCTGGCTCGACGACCTCGCGTCGCGCGGGGTCACCGGGATCGGCTTCGGCGTGGTCACCCTGCAGCGGCCGGCGTCGGCGCGCGCCCCCTGGATGGACCTGGTCGAGGTGACCGGGCCTGTCGGGTCGCCGATGGGCCCGACGATCGACGCGGGTCTGCGGGTGCGCACCTGGCTCGCCGAGCAGCCGGACCGGCGGGCCGCGCTGCTGGACACTGCCTGGCGGCTGGCGGACGACGTCACCGAGGAGCGCTTCGGGCGGCCGGGGGCCGAGGACCCGGCGATCATCCGGGTGCGACAGGGCGGCGGGCTCGGGCGCACCGTGACGGCGGGGACGGCGCTCGCGGCATACCTCTCGGTCGCCGACGGCAGCCTCACGCCGCACCAGGCGCTGGTGGCGATCGCCGCGCTGCTGGAGCGGGACCCCGACGAGGTCGTCGCGGAGGTGCTGGCGCCGCTGGAGGCCCTGGTGACCGACGGCCTCCTGACGCAGACCTGCCGGGGGTAG